A single window of Plectropomus leopardus isolate mb chromosome 12, YSFRI_Pleo_2.0, whole genome shotgun sequence DNA harbors:
- the LOC121951895 gene encoding polyamine-transporting ATPase 13A3-like isoform X1, translated as MKTREGKIINQGLEDEMEVWGYQPCLWKMILVGVGAVCSGGLLLLLLYWLPEWGVKGTCTHTSLRDAHTLLIRTTDEFRQWFKAKVHVMSAPGKKPFDSLDLQSTAQLPNGDNGISAAHEENHGKFAHRQLAQIHYFTHHSTKYYWNDVTQNFEFYEGLEDVKVSCASIHSDHSSGLSKTLQDYRRLFFGENEIAVRVPSLFKLLIKEVLNPFYIFQLFSVVLWSAEDYYYYATAIVFMSAISIATSLYTIKKQYVMLHDMVAAHSVVRVSVCRGNKDIEQAMSTELVPGDVIVVPANGMIMPCDAVLTSGTCIVNESMLTGESVPVTKISLPSSGEDAAGTFSTEEHKRHTLFCGTRVIQTRFYAGELVKAVVVRTGFSTEKGQLVRSILHPKPTDFKLYRDAYLFLLCLVGVAGIGFIYTIVLSIMNKVPVKYIIIESLDIITITVPPALPAAMTAGIVYAQRRLKRVGIFCISPQRINMCGQMNVVCFDKTGTLTEDGLDLWGVQPAENGSFSPPESDAAKESLVTSVFVACMATCHSLTKIEGELSGDPLDLKMFNATGWILEEPTEEETALHNPIMPTVVRPPKHFVPEAIHNSPLTQNTSCEIGIVRQFPFSSALQRMSVVVRRLGEKHMNAFLKGAPEVVASLCKQHTVPQSFTETLETYTRQGFRVIALAHRQLESKLSWHKVLSLSRDLIETNMEFLGLIIMQNKIKEETAGVLRALHQANIRTLMVTGDNMLTAVSVARDCGMVRAHERVIIADAAPPKDSHPASITWHYTENPAQTDKDNQTVEINLEDGLHDKHVTQQEQSYHFAVSGRAFAVITEHFPQLVHKLVLGATVFARMAPDQKTQLVEVLQSMDYTVGMCGDGANDCGALRRAHSGISLSELEASVASPFTSSTPNISCVPNLIREGRGALITSFCVFKFMALYSIIQYLSVTLLYSILSNLGDFQFLFIDIAIILIIAFTMSLNSAWKELVWHRPPSSLISGPLLCSVLTQILTCLVFQVLAFLLVRQQSWYETWTPQSDACNISNSRHNVNVTSPPDPKNIRNYENTTLFYVSSFQYLAVAIVFSKGKPFRQPSYKNWPFMLSCISLYTFLLFIMLYPVPAIDSLLEIVCVPHDWRVTLVIIVMVNAAVSFMLEILILDIILRRLVFRCNQGGNRPTEPPSAGTPQEANDRCGSSFLSWLFCRRNKPPRVRYMHLALELQDDGDWPPRPSTVTYASNPQSHICDPL; from the exons ATGAAGACAAGAGAAGGGAAGATTATAAACCAGGGTCTGGAGGATGAGATg GAGGTGTGGGGTTATCAGCCCTGTCTGTGGAAGATGATCCTGGTGGGTGTGGGTGCTGTGTGCTCCGGGGGTCTCCTGCTGCTTCTGCTCTACTGGCTGCCTGAGTGGGGCGTTAAGggcacctgcacacacacctcgCTGAgggacgcacacacactgctgatcAGGACCACA GATGAGTTCAGGCAGTGGTTCAAAGCCAAAGTGCATGTTATGTCGGCTCCGGGGAAGAAACCTTTCGACAGCCTGGATCTGCAGTCCACAGCTCAGCTGCCGAATGGAGACAACGGCATCAGTGCCGCGCATGAGGAGAATCATGGGAAATTTGCCCATAGACAGCTTGCTCAG ATCCACTACTTCACCCACCACAGCACCAAATACTACTGGAATGATGTGACACAGAACTTTGAATTTTATGA AGGCTTGGAGGATGTGAAGGTGAGCTGTGCAAGCATCCACTCTGACCACAGCTCAGGACTTTCTAAAACACTGCAGGACTACAG GAGGTTGTTTTTCGGAGAGAATGAGATCGCTGTAAGAGTGCCGTCTCTGTTCAAGCTCCTCATAAAGGAA GTCTTGAATCCTTTCTACATCTTCCAGCTCTTTAGTGTTGTTCTGTGGAGCGCTGAAGACTACTACTATTATGCTACAGCCATAGTGTTCATGTCTGCGATTTCAATAGCTACCTCACTGTATACCATTAAAAAG CAATATGTGATGCTGCATGATATGGTAGCAGCTCACAGCGTGGTCCGAGTCTCAGTGTGCCGAGGAAATAAAG ATATTGAACAGGCCATGTCAACAGAGCTCGTACCCGGTGATGTCATCGTTGTTCCAGCGAATGGGATGATCATGCCCTGTGACGCTGTGCTCACCAGCGGGACTTGCATCGTAAATGAGAGCATGTTGACAG GAGAGAGCGTGCCAGTTACCAAGATAAGTCTGCCCAGTTCAGGCGAGGATGCGGCCGGGACCTTTAGTACAGAGGAGCACAAAAGACACACTCTGTTCTGTGGAACACGCGTTATCCAGACCCGCTTCTACGCTGGAGAACTGGTGAAGGCGGTTGTTGTCAGAACAG GCTTCAGTACAGAGAAAGGCCAACTTGTGCGTTCCATCCTCCACCCGAAACCTACCGACTTCAAGCTGTACCGAGATGCTTACCTTTTCTTGTTGTGTCTGGTGGGGGTGGCAGGGATCGGCTTCATCTACACCATAGTCCTCAGTATCATGAACAAG GTTCCAGTTAAATACATCATAATTGAATCTCTGGACATCATTACCATCACTGTGCCTCCGGCCTTACCCGCTGCCATGACGGCTGGTATTGTGTACGCGCAGCGTCGTCTGAAGCGTGTTGGCATCTTTTGCATCAGTCCTCAGAGGATCAACATGTGTGGTCAAATGAACGTGGTCTGCTTTGACAAG actGGTACTCTCACTGAAGATGGTCTGGACCTGTGGGGTGTTCAGCCAGCTGAAAATGGCAG CTTCTCTCCCCCTGAGTCTGATGCAGCTAAAGAGAGTCTGGTGACCAGTGTATTTGTGGCCTGCATGGCTACCTGCCACTCGCTGACCAAGATCGAGGGCGAGCTCTCCGGAGACCCTTTAGACCTCAAGATGTTCAATGCAACCGGCTGG aTCCTAGAGGAGCccacagaggaagagactgCTCTACACAATCCCATAATGCCCACAGTTGTGCGACCTCCAAAGCACTTCGTCCCTGAGGCCATTCACAACAGTCCACTAACTCAGAACACG TCCTGTGAGATTGGTATTGTGCGTCAGTTCCCCTTCTCCTCGGCCCTGCAGAGGATGAGTGTGGTGGTCCGGAGGCTGggagaaaaacacatgaacGCTTTCTTGAAAGGAGCACCGGAGGTTGTGGCCAGCCTCTGCAAACAGCACACAG TCCCACAGAGCTTCACAGAGACTCTGGAGACATACACCAGGCAGGGCTTCAGGGTTATTGCCCTGGCACATCGACAGCTGGAGTCCAAACTCTCCTGGCACAAAGTCCTGAGTCTCAGCAG GGACCTGATAGAAACCAACATGGAGTTCCTCGGTTTGATCATCATGCAGAACAAAATTAAAGAGGAGACTGCCGGGGTTTTACGAGCATTACATCAAGCAAACATCCGCACTTTGATGGTCACGG gtGACAACATGTTGACGGCGGTGTCGGTGGCTCGAGATTGTGGGATGGTACGTGCACATGAGAGGGTCATTATTGCAGATGCTGCGCCTCCTAAGGATTCCCACCCTGCCAGTATCACGTGGCATTACACTGAAAACCCCGCTCAGACCGACAAGGACAATCAG aCTGTGGAGATAAACTTGGAGGACGGGTTACATGACAAGCATGTTACTCAGCAGGAACAGAGCTATCACTTTGCTGTGAGTGGCAGAGCCTTCGCTGTTATCACTGAGCACTTCCCTCAACTCGTCCATAAG CTCGTGCTGGGAGCCACTGTGTTTGCCCGCATGGCTCCAGACCAGAAGACTCAGCTGGTGGAAGTCCTGCAGAGCATGGA CTACACAGTTGGGATGTGTGGCGATGGTGCCAATGACTGTGGA gcTCTGAGGAGAGCTCACAGTGGGATCTCGCTGTCTGAGCTGGAGGCTTCTGTTGCTTCacccttcacctcctccacccccaACATCTCCTGCGTCCCCAACCTCATCAG GGAGGGCCGAGGTGCACTCATAACATCATTCTGCGTTTTCAAGTTCATGGCTCTCTACAGCATCATCCAGTACCTCAGTGTCACCCTGCTCTACTCG ATCCTCAGTAATTTGGGAGACTTTCAGTTCCTCTTCATTGACATCgccatcatcctcatcatcgcCTTCACAA TGAGTCTTAACTCTGCGTGGAAGGAGCTGGTGTGGCACCGCCCGCCGTCCAGTCTGATCTCTGGTCCACTGCTCTGCTCGGTTCTGACCCAGATCCTCACTTGCCTGGTCTTCCAGGTCCTGGCTTTCCTCTTAGTACGACAGCAGAGTTGGTATGAGACATGGACACCTCAGTCAGA TGCCTGTAACATCTCCAACTCCAGACACAATGTGAACGTAACAAGCCCCCCTGACCCCAAAAACATTAGAAACTACGAGAACACCACCCTCTTCTACGTCTCCTCCTTCCAGTATTTGGCTGTTGCAATCGTTTTCTCCAAAGGAAAGCCCTTCAGACAACCAAGCTACAAAAACT GGCCTTTCATGCTGTCCTGCATCAGTCTGTACACTTTTCTACTTTTCATCATGCTGTATCCGGTTCCTGCCATTGACAGCTTACTGGAG ATCGTGTGTGTTCCCCATGACTGGCGCGTCACACTGGTCATCATTGTCATGGTGAATGCGGCTGTGTCTTTCATGCTGGAG ATTTTGATCCTTGACATCATCTTGCGGAGGCTAGTTTTCAGATGCAATCAGGGGGGAAATCGCCCCACAGAGCCCCCCTCTGCTGGCACACCTCAG GAGGCCAACGACCGCTGTGGCTCGTCTTTCCTATCCTGGTTGTTCTGTCGGAGGAACAAGCCTCCAAGGGTGCGCTACATGCACCTGGCGCTGGAGCTGCAGGATGACGGGGACTGGCCCCCCAGACCCTCCACTGTCACCTACGCCAGCAATCCACAATCCCACATTTGTGACCCCCTCTGA
- the LOC121951895 gene encoding polyamine-transporting ATPase 13A3-like isoform X3, translating to MKTREGKIINQGLEDEMEVWGYQPCLWKMILVGVGAVCSGGLLLLLLYWLPEWGVKGTCTHTSLRDAHTLLIRTTDEFRQWFKAKVHVMSAPGKKPFDSLDLQSTAQLPNGDNGISAAHEENHGKFAHRQLAQIHYFTHHSTKYYWNDVTQNFEFYEGLEDVKVSCASIHSDHSSGLSKTLQDYRRLFFGENEIAVRVPSLFKLLIKEVLNPFYIFQLFSVVLWSAEDYYYYATAIVFMSAISIATSLYTIKKQYVMLHDMVAAHSVVRVSVCRGNKDIEQAMSTELVPGDVIVVPANGMIMPCDAVLTSGTCIVNESMLTGESVPVTKISLPSSGEDAAGTFSTEEHKRHTLFCGTRVIQTRFYAGELVKAVVVRTGFSTEKGQLVRSILHPKPTDFKLYRDAYLFLLCLVGVAGIGFIYTIVLSIMNKVPVKYIIIESLDIITITVPPALPAAMTAGIVYAQRRLKRVGIFCISPQRINMCGQMNVVCFDKTGTLTEDGLDLWGVQPAENGSFSPPESDAAKESLVTSVFVACMATCHSLTKIEGELSGDPLDLKMFNATGWILEEPTEEETALHNPIMPTVVRPPKHFVPEAIHNSPLTQNTSCEIGIVRQFPFSSALQRMSVVVRRLGEKHMNAFLKGAPEVVASLCKQHTVPQSFTETLETYTRQGFRVIALAHRQLESKLSWHKVLSLSRDLIETNMEFLGLIIMQNKIKEETAGVLRALHQANIRTLMVTGDNMLTAVSVARDCGMVRAHERVIIADAAPPKDSHPASITWHYTENPAQTDKDNQTVEINLEDGLHDKHVTQQEQSYHFAVSGRAFAVITEHFPQLVHKLVLGATVFARMAPDQKTQLVEVLQSMDYTVGMCGDGANDCGALRRAHSGISLSELEASVASPFTSSTPNISCVPNLIREGRGALITSFCVFKFMALYSIIQYLSVTLLYSILSNLGDFQFLFIDIAIILIIAFTMSLNSAWKELVWHRPPSSLISGPLLCSVLTQILTCLVFQVLAFLLVRQQSWYETWTPQSDACNISNSRHNVNVTSPPDPKNIRNYENTTLFYVSSFQYLAVAIVFSKGKPFRQPSYKNWPFMLSCISLYTFLLFIMLYPVPAIDSLLEIVCVPHDWRVTLVIIVMVNAAVSFMLEEANDRCGSSFLSWLFCRRNKPPRVRYMHLALELQDDGDWPPRPSTVTYASNPQSHICDPL from the exons ATGAAGACAAGAGAAGGGAAGATTATAAACCAGGGTCTGGAGGATGAGATg GAGGTGTGGGGTTATCAGCCCTGTCTGTGGAAGATGATCCTGGTGGGTGTGGGTGCTGTGTGCTCCGGGGGTCTCCTGCTGCTTCTGCTCTACTGGCTGCCTGAGTGGGGCGTTAAGggcacctgcacacacacctcgCTGAgggacgcacacacactgctgatcAGGACCACA GATGAGTTCAGGCAGTGGTTCAAAGCCAAAGTGCATGTTATGTCGGCTCCGGGGAAGAAACCTTTCGACAGCCTGGATCTGCAGTCCACAGCTCAGCTGCCGAATGGAGACAACGGCATCAGTGCCGCGCATGAGGAGAATCATGGGAAATTTGCCCATAGACAGCTTGCTCAG ATCCACTACTTCACCCACCACAGCACCAAATACTACTGGAATGATGTGACACAGAACTTTGAATTTTATGA AGGCTTGGAGGATGTGAAGGTGAGCTGTGCAAGCATCCACTCTGACCACAGCTCAGGACTTTCTAAAACACTGCAGGACTACAG GAGGTTGTTTTTCGGAGAGAATGAGATCGCTGTAAGAGTGCCGTCTCTGTTCAAGCTCCTCATAAAGGAA GTCTTGAATCCTTTCTACATCTTCCAGCTCTTTAGTGTTGTTCTGTGGAGCGCTGAAGACTACTACTATTATGCTACAGCCATAGTGTTCATGTCTGCGATTTCAATAGCTACCTCACTGTATACCATTAAAAAG CAATATGTGATGCTGCATGATATGGTAGCAGCTCACAGCGTGGTCCGAGTCTCAGTGTGCCGAGGAAATAAAG ATATTGAACAGGCCATGTCAACAGAGCTCGTACCCGGTGATGTCATCGTTGTTCCAGCGAATGGGATGATCATGCCCTGTGACGCTGTGCTCACCAGCGGGACTTGCATCGTAAATGAGAGCATGTTGACAG GAGAGAGCGTGCCAGTTACCAAGATAAGTCTGCCCAGTTCAGGCGAGGATGCGGCCGGGACCTTTAGTACAGAGGAGCACAAAAGACACACTCTGTTCTGTGGAACACGCGTTATCCAGACCCGCTTCTACGCTGGAGAACTGGTGAAGGCGGTTGTTGTCAGAACAG GCTTCAGTACAGAGAAAGGCCAACTTGTGCGTTCCATCCTCCACCCGAAACCTACCGACTTCAAGCTGTACCGAGATGCTTACCTTTTCTTGTTGTGTCTGGTGGGGGTGGCAGGGATCGGCTTCATCTACACCATAGTCCTCAGTATCATGAACAAG GTTCCAGTTAAATACATCATAATTGAATCTCTGGACATCATTACCATCACTGTGCCTCCGGCCTTACCCGCTGCCATGACGGCTGGTATTGTGTACGCGCAGCGTCGTCTGAAGCGTGTTGGCATCTTTTGCATCAGTCCTCAGAGGATCAACATGTGTGGTCAAATGAACGTGGTCTGCTTTGACAAG actGGTACTCTCACTGAAGATGGTCTGGACCTGTGGGGTGTTCAGCCAGCTGAAAATGGCAG CTTCTCTCCCCCTGAGTCTGATGCAGCTAAAGAGAGTCTGGTGACCAGTGTATTTGTGGCCTGCATGGCTACCTGCCACTCGCTGACCAAGATCGAGGGCGAGCTCTCCGGAGACCCTTTAGACCTCAAGATGTTCAATGCAACCGGCTGG aTCCTAGAGGAGCccacagaggaagagactgCTCTACACAATCCCATAATGCCCACAGTTGTGCGACCTCCAAAGCACTTCGTCCCTGAGGCCATTCACAACAGTCCACTAACTCAGAACACG TCCTGTGAGATTGGTATTGTGCGTCAGTTCCCCTTCTCCTCGGCCCTGCAGAGGATGAGTGTGGTGGTCCGGAGGCTGggagaaaaacacatgaacGCTTTCTTGAAAGGAGCACCGGAGGTTGTGGCCAGCCTCTGCAAACAGCACACAG TCCCACAGAGCTTCACAGAGACTCTGGAGACATACACCAGGCAGGGCTTCAGGGTTATTGCCCTGGCACATCGACAGCTGGAGTCCAAACTCTCCTGGCACAAAGTCCTGAGTCTCAGCAG GGACCTGATAGAAACCAACATGGAGTTCCTCGGTTTGATCATCATGCAGAACAAAATTAAAGAGGAGACTGCCGGGGTTTTACGAGCATTACATCAAGCAAACATCCGCACTTTGATGGTCACGG gtGACAACATGTTGACGGCGGTGTCGGTGGCTCGAGATTGTGGGATGGTACGTGCACATGAGAGGGTCATTATTGCAGATGCTGCGCCTCCTAAGGATTCCCACCCTGCCAGTATCACGTGGCATTACACTGAAAACCCCGCTCAGACCGACAAGGACAATCAG aCTGTGGAGATAAACTTGGAGGACGGGTTACATGACAAGCATGTTACTCAGCAGGAACAGAGCTATCACTTTGCTGTGAGTGGCAGAGCCTTCGCTGTTATCACTGAGCACTTCCCTCAACTCGTCCATAAG CTCGTGCTGGGAGCCACTGTGTTTGCCCGCATGGCTCCAGACCAGAAGACTCAGCTGGTGGAAGTCCTGCAGAGCATGGA CTACACAGTTGGGATGTGTGGCGATGGTGCCAATGACTGTGGA gcTCTGAGGAGAGCTCACAGTGGGATCTCGCTGTCTGAGCTGGAGGCTTCTGTTGCTTCacccttcacctcctccacccccaACATCTCCTGCGTCCCCAACCTCATCAG GGAGGGCCGAGGTGCACTCATAACATCATTCTGCGTTTTCAAGTTCATGGCTCTCTACAGCATCATCCAGTACCTCAGTGTCACCCTGCTCTACTCG ATCCTCAGTAATTTGGGAGACTTTCAGTTCCTCTTCATTGACATCgccatcatcctcatcatcgcCTTCACAA TGAGTCTTAACTCTGCGTGGAAGGAGCTGGTGTGGCACCGCCCGCCGTCCAGTCTGATCTCTGGTCCACTGCTCTGCTCGGTTCTGACCCAGATCCTCACTTGCCTGGTCTTCCAGGTCCTGGCTTTCCTCTTAGTACGACAGCAGAGTTGGTATGAGACATGGACACCTCAGTCAGA TGCCTGTAACATCTCCAACTCCAGACACAATGTGAACGTAACAAGCCCCCCTGACCCCAAAAACATTAGAAACTACGAGAACACCACCCTCTTCTACGTCTCCTCCTTCCAGTATTTGGCTGTTGCAATCGTTTTCTCCAAAGGAAAGCCCTTCAGACAACCAAGCTACAAAAACT GGCCTTTCATGCTGTCCTGCATCAGTCTGTACACTTTTCTACTTTTCATCATGCTGTATCCGGTTCCTGCCATTGACAGCTTACTGGAG ATCGTGTGTGTTCCCCATGACTGGCGCGTCACACTGGTCATCATTGTCATGGTGAATGCGGCTGTGTCTTTCATGCTGGAG GAGGCCAACGACCGCTGTGGCTCGTCTTTCCTATCCTGGTTGTTCTGTCGGAGGAACAAGCCTCCAAGGGTGCGCTACATGCACCTGGCGCTGGAGCTGCAGGATGACGGGGACTGGCCCCCCAGACCCTCCACTGTCACCTACGCCAGCAATCCACAATCCCACATTTGTGACCCCCTCTGA
- the LOC121951895 gene encoding polyamine-transporting ATPase 13A3-like isoform X2 yields the protein MKTREGKIINQGLEDEMEVWGYQPCLWKMILVGVGAVCSGGLLLLLLYWLPEWGVKGTCTHTSLRDAHTLLIRTTDEFRQWFKAKVHVMSAPGKKPFDSLDLQSTAQLPNGDNGISAAHEENHGKFAHRQLAQIHYFTHHSTKYYWNDVTQNFEFYEGLEDVKVSCASIHSDHSSGLSKTLQDYRRLFFGENEIAVRVPSLFKLLIKEVLNPFYIFQLFSVVLWSAEDYYYYATAIVFMSAISIATSLYTIKKQYVMLHDMVAAHSVVRVSVCRGNKDIEQAMSTELVPGDVIVVPANGMIMPCDAVLTSGTCIVNESMLTGESVPVTKISLPSSGEDAAGTFSTEEHKRHTLFCGTRVIQTRFYAGELVKAVVVRTGFSTEKGQLVRSILHPKPTDFKLYRDAYLFLLCLVGVAGIGFIYTIVLSIMNKVPVKYIIIESLDIITITVPPALPAAMTAGIVYAQRRLKRVGIFCISPQRINMCGQMNVVCFDKTGTLTEDGLDLWGVQPAENGSFSPPESDAAKESLVTSVFVACMATCHSLTKIEGELSGDPLDLKMFNATGWILEEPTEEETALHNPIMPTVVRPPKHFVPEAIHNSPLTQNTSCEIGIVRQFPFSSALQRMSVVVRRLGEKHMNAFLKGAPEVVASLCKQHTVPQSFTETLETYTRQGFRVIALAHRQLESKLSWHKVLSLSRDLIETNMEFLGLIIMQNKIKEETAGVLRALHQANIRTLMVTGDNMLTAVSVARDCGMVRAHERVIIADAAPPKDSHPASITWHYTENPAQTDKDNQTVEINLEDGLHDKHVTQQEQSYHFAVSGRAFAVITEHFPQLVHKLVLGATVFARMAPDQKTQLVEVLQSMDYTVGMCGDGANDCGALRRAHSGISLSELEASVASPFTSSTPNISCVPNLIREGRGALITSFCVFKFMALYSIIQYLSVTLLYSILSNLGDFQFLFIDIAIILIIAFTMSLNSAWKELVWHRPPSSLISGPLLCSVLTQILTCLVFQVLAFLLVRQQSWYETWTPQSDACNISNSRHNVNVTSPPDPKNIRNYENTTLFYVSSFQYLAVAIVFSKGKPFRQPSYKNWPFMLSCISLYTFLLFIMLYPVPAIDSLLEILILDIILRRLVFRCNQGGNRPTEPPSAGTPQEANDRCGSSFLSWLFCRRNKPPRVRYMHLALELQDDGDWPPRPSTVTYASNPQSHICDPL from the exons ATGAAGACAAGAGAAGGGAAGATTATAAACCAGGGTCTGGAGGATGAGATg GAGGTGTGGGGTTATCAGCCCTGTCTGTGGAAGATGATCCTGGTGGGTGTGGGTGCTGTGTGCTCCGGGGGTCTCCTGCTGCTTCTGCTCTACTGGCTGCCTGAGTGGGGCGTTAAGggcacctgcacacacacctcgCTGAgggacgcacacacactgctgatcAGGACCACA GATGAGTTCAGGCAGTGGTTCAAAGCCAAAGTGCATGTTATGTCGGCTCCGGGGAAGAAACCTTTCGACAGCCTGGATCTGCAGTCCACAGCTCAGCTGCCGAATGGAGACAACGGCATCAGTGCCGCGCATGAGGAGAATCATGGGAAATTTGCCCATAGACAGCTTGCTCAG ATCCACTACTTCACCCACCACAGCACCAAATACTACTGGAATGATGTGACACAGAACTTTGAATTTTATGA AGGCTTGGAGGATGTGAAGGTGAGCTGTGCAAGCATCCACTCTGACCACAGCTCAGGACTTTCTAAAACACTGCAGGACTACAG GAGGTTGTTTTTCGGAGAGAATGAGATCGCTGTAAGAGTGCCGTCTCTGTTCAAGCTCCTCATAAAGGAA GTCTTGAATCCTTTCTACATCTTCCAGCTCTTTAGTGTTGTTCTGTGGAGCGCTGAAGACTACTACTATTATGCTACAGCCATAGTGTTCATGTCTGCGATTTCAATAGCTACCTCACTGTATACCATTAAAAAG CAATATGTGATGCTGCATGATATGGTAGCAGCTCACAGCGTGGTCCGAGTCTCAGTGTGCCGAGGAAATAAAG ATATTGAACAGGCCATGTCAACAGAGCTCGTACCCGGTGATGTCATCGTTGTTCCAGCGAATGGGATGATCATGCCCTGTGACGCTGTGCTCACCAGCGGGACTTGCATCGTAAATGAGAGCATGTTGACAG GAGAGAGCGTGCCAGTTACCAAGATAAGTCTGCCCAGTTCAGGCGAGGATGCGGCCGGGACCTTTAGTACAGAGGAGCACAAAAGACACACTCTGTTCTGTGGAACACGCGTTATCCAGACCCGCTTCTACGCTGGAGAACTGGTGAAGGCGGTTGTTGTCAGAACAG GCTTCAGTACAGAGAAAGGCCAACTTGTGCGTTCCATCCTCCACCCGAAACCTACCGACTTCAAGCTGTACCGAGATGCTTACCTTTTCTTGTTGTGTCTGGTGGGGGTGGCAGGGATCGGCTTCATCTACACCATAGTCCTCAGTATCATGAACAAG GTTCCAGTTAAATACATCATAATTGAATCTCTGGACATCATTACCATCACTGTGCCTCCGGCCTTACCCGCTGCCATGACGGCTGGTATTGTGTACGCGCAGCGTCGTCTGAAGCGTGTTGGCATCTTTTGCATCAGTCCTCAGAGGATCAACATGTGTGGTCAAATGAACGTGGTCTGCTTTGACAAG actGGTACTCTCACTGAAGATGGTCTGGACCTGTGGGGTGTTCAGCCAGCTGAAAATGGCAG CTTCTCTCCCCCTGAGTCTGATGCAGCTAAAGAGAGTCTGGTGACCAGTGTATTTGTGGCCTGCATGGCTACCTGCCACTCGCTGACCAAGATCGAGGGCGAGCTCTCCGGAGACCCTTTAGACCTCAAGATGTTCAATGCAACCGGCTGG aTCCTAGAGGAGCccacagaggaagagactgCTCTACACAATCCCATAATGCCCACAGTTGTGCGACCTCCAAAGCACTTCGTCCCTGAGGCCATTCACAACAGTCCACTAACTCAGAACACG TCCTGTGAGATTGGTATTGTGCGTCAGTTCCCCTTCTCCTCGGCCCTGCAGAGGATGAGTGTGGTGGTCCGGAGGCTGggagaaaaacacatgaacGCTTTCTTGAAAGGAGCACCGGAGGTTGTGGCCAGCCTCTGCAAACAGCACACAG TCCCACAGAGCTTCACAGAGACTCTGGAGACATACACCAGGCAGGGCTTCAGGGTTATTGCCCTGGCACATCGACAGCTGGAGTCCAAACTCTCCTGGCACAAAGTCCTGAGTCTCAGCAG GGACCTGATAGAAACCAACATGGAGTTCCTCGGTTTGATCATCATGCAGAACAAAATTAAAGAGGAGACTGCCGGGGTTTTACGAGCATTACATCAAGCAAACATCCGCACTTTGATGGTCACGG gtGACAACATGTTGACGGCGGTGTCGGTGGCTCGAGATTGTGGGATGGTACGTGCACATGAGAGGGTCATTATTGCAGATGCTGCGCCTCCTAAGGATTCCCACCCTGCCAGTATCACGTGGCATTACACTGAAAACCCCGCTCAGACCGACAAGGACAATCAG aCTGTGGAGATAAACTTGGAGGACGGGTTACATGACAAGCATGTTACTCAGCAGGAACAGAGCTATCACTTTGCTGTGAGTGGCAGAGCCTTCGCTGTTATCACTGAGCACTTCCCTCAACTCGTCCATAAG CTCGTGCTGGGAGCCACTGTGTTTGCCCGCATGGCTCCAGACCAGAAGACTCAGCTGGTGGAAGTCCTGCAGAGCATGGA CTACACAGTTGGGATGTGTGGCGATGGTGCCAATGACTGTGGA gcTCTGAGGAGAGCTCACAGTGGGATCTCGCTGTCTGAGCTGGAGGCTTCTGTTGCTTCacccttcacctcctccacccccaACATCTCCTGCGTCCCCAACCTCATCAG GGAGGGCCGAGGTGCACTCATAACATCATTCTGCGTTTTCAAGTTCATGGCTCTCTACAGCATCATCCAGTACCTCAGTGTCACCCTGCTCTACTCG ATCCTCAGTAATTTGGGAGACTTTCAGTTCCTCTTCATTGACATCgccatcatcctcatcatcgcCTTCACAA TGAGTCTTAACTCTGCGTGGAAGGAGCTGGTGTGGCACCGCCCGCCGTCCAGTCTGATCTCTGGTCCACTGCTCTGCTCGGTTCTGACCCAGATCCTCACTTGCCTGGTCTTCCAGGTCCTGGCTTTCCTCTTAGTACGACAGCAGAGTTGGTATGAGACATGGACACCTCAGTCAGA TGCCTGTAACATCTCCAACTCCAGACACAATGTGAACGTAACAAGCCCCCCTGACCCCAAAAACATTAGAAACTACGAGAACACCACCCTCTTCTACGTCTCCTCCTTCCAGTATTTGGCTGTTGCAATCGTTTTCTCCAAAGGAAAGCCCTTCAGACAACCAAGCTACAAAAACT GGCCTTTCATGCTGTCCTGCATCAGTCTGTACACTTTTCTACTTTTCATCATGCTGTATCCGGTTCCTGCCATTGACAGCTTACTGGAG ATTTTGATCCTTGACATCATCTTGCGGAGGCTAGTTTTCAGATGCAATCAGGGGGGAAATCGCCCCACAGAGCCCCCCTCTGCTGGCACACCTCAG GAGGCCAACGACCGCTGTGGCTCGTCTTTCCTATCCTGGTTGTTCTGTCGGAGGAACAAGCCTCCAAGGGTGCGCTACATGCACCTGGCGCTGGAGCTGCAGGATGACGGGGACTGGCCCCCCAGACCCTCCACTGTCACCTACGCCAGCAATCCACAATCCCACATTTGTGACCCCCTCTGA